One window from the genome of Alkalihalobacillus sp. LMS6 encodes:
- a CDS encoding alpha-ketoacid dehydrogenase subunit beta, with protein sequence MAVLSYIEAVTKALHEEMERDQKVFVLGEDVGKRGGVFRATAGLYEQFGEARVIDTPLAESAIAGVGIGAAMYGMRPVAEMQFADFIMPAVNQIVSEAAKIRYRTNNDWTCPITIRAPYGGGIHGALYHSQSVEAMFANTPGLKIVMPSTPYDVKGLLKAAIRSDDPVLFFEHKRAYRLIKGEVPDEEYTLPIGKADVKREGDDVTVITYGLAVHFALQAAERLEKEGVQTHVLDLRTVYPLDQEAIIEAAKKTGKVLLITEDNKEGSIISEVSAIIAEHCLFDLDAPIKRLAGPDVPAMPYAPTLEKEFMINPDKVEQAIRDLAEF encoded by the coding sequence ATGGCTGTTTTATCTTATATTGAAGCCGTAACGAAAGCGCTGCATGAAGAAATGGAGCGGGACCAAAAAGTCTTTGTTTTAGGTGAAGATGTTGGAAAGCGCGGCGGAGTGTTTCGCGCAACGGCAGGTTTATATGAACAATTTGGAGAAGCACGTGTCATTGATACGCCACTAGCAGAATCGGCTATTGCCGGCGTTGGTATTGGTGCGGCGATGTATGGAATGCGCCCTGTTGCTGAGATGCAATTTGCCGACTTTATTATGCCTGCAGTCAATCAAATTGTGTCTGAAGCGGCGAAAATCCGCTACCGTACAAACAATGATTGGACGTGTCCAATTACCATTCGAGCGCCTTACGGTGGAGGAATTCATGGTGCGCTCTATCACTCACAAAGTGTTGAAGCGATGTTCGCGAATACACCAGGATTAAAAATTGTCATGCCCTCGACACCTTATGATGTAAAAGGTCTTTTAAAAGCAGCAATACGATCAGACGATCCGGTTCTATTTTTTGAACATAAGCGTGCGTATCGCTTAATTAAAGGCGAGGTTCCAGATGAGGAGTATACACTTCCAATTGGAAAAGCGGATGTGAAGCGTGAAGGAGACGATGTCACCGTTATTACGTATGGGTTGGCTGTACATTTCGCGCTACAAGCAGCGGAGCGTCTTGAAAAAGAAGGGGTTCAAACCCACGTACTTGATTTGCGAACGGTGTATCCGCTTGATCAAGAAGCTATTATTGAGGCAGCTAAGAAAACAGGGAAAGTGTTATTAATTACCGAAGATAACAAAGAAGGAAGCATTATCAGTGAAGTTAGTGCAATCATTGCAGAACACTGTTTGTTTGATCTGGATGCGCCAATTAAACGCTTGGCTGGTCCAGACGTGCCAGCTATGCCGTATGCACCGACATTAGAAAAAGAGTTTATGATTAACCCTGATAAAGTCGAGCAAGCCATTCGCGACTTAGCAGAGTTTTAA
- a CDS encoding thiamine pyrophosphate-dependent dehydrogenase E1 component subunit alpha, producing the protein MAKQKHEQLGLTDAEAIDIYRTMLLARRIDERMWLLNRAGKIPFVISCQGQEAAQVGAAFALDRDKDYVLPYYRDMGVVLTFGMTAKDLMLSGFAKEEDPNSGGRQMPGHFGQKVNRIVTGSSPVTTQVPHAVGVALGGRLEKKDFVTFTTFGEGSSNQGDFHEGANFAGVHKLPVIFMCENNKYAISVPIEKQLACEKVSDRAIGYGMPGVTVDGNDPLAVYEAVKEAADRARKGEGPSLIETVSYRLTPHSSDDDDRAYRSREEVAEAKARDPVHTYATYLMDANLLNEEKLKEMEEEVKQLVNEATEYAEEATYANPSTTYLHVYGEEGN; encoded by the coding sequence ATGGCAAAACAAAAACATGAGCAGCTCGGTTTGACCGATGCAGAAGCCATTGATATTTATAGAACGATGTTACTTGCCCGTAGAATTGACGAACGGATGTGGTTATTAAATCGGGCTGGAAAGATTCCTTTTGTCATTTCATGTCAAGGGCAGGAAGCGGCGCAAGTAGGTGCAGCGTTTGCGCTTGATCGAGATAAAGACTATGTACTGCCTTACTATCGGGATATGGGCGTTGTCCTTACATTTGGCATGACTGCGAAAGATTTAATGCTGTCTGGCTTTGCAAAAGAAGAAGACCCGAATTCCGGTGGACGCCAAATGCCAGGTCATTTTGGTCAAAAAGTAAATCGCATTGTGACAGGATCATCACCTGTTACCACTCAAGTCCCTCACGCTGTCGGGGTTGCTTTAGGTGGTCGCTTAGAAAAGAAAGACTTTGTTACGTTTACAACGTTTGGAGAAGGATCCTCCAACCAAGGAGATTTTCACGAAGGAGCGAATTTCGCAGGAGTGCACAAGCTACCTGTTATCTTTATGTGCGAAAATAATAAATACGCCATTAGTGTACCGATTGAAAAACAACTTGCTTGTGAAAAGGTTTCAGACCGAGCGATTGGTTATGGGATGCCAGGTGTCACGGTGGATGGAAATGATCCTCTAGCTGTGTATGAAGCTGTGAAAGAAGCCGCAGACCGAGCGAGAAAAGGAGAAGGGCCGTCTTTAATTGAAACGGTTTCGTATCGCCTTACACCTCATTCAAGTGATGACGATGATCGTGCGTATCGTTCACGGGAAGAAGTGGCAGAAGCAAAAGCGAGAGATCCTGTTCATACATACGCCACATATTTAATGGATGCTAACTTATTAAATGAAGAAAAGCTGAAAGAAATGGAAGAAGAAGTGAAGCAGCTCGTGAATGAAGCGACAGAATATGCGGAAGAAGCGACGTATGCAAATCCAAGCACAACTTATTTACATGTTTATGGCGAGGAGGGGAACTAA
- the lpdA gene encoding dihydrolipoyl dehydrogenase, giving the protein MAENYDLVIVGGGTGGYAAAIRASQSGLKTALVEEQLLGGTCLHKGCIPSKALLRSAEVFRLAKEAASFGVTVGKAELDFTKVQERKQSIVDRLATGVKGLMKKGKIDVYEGRGTLLGPSIFSPTPGTVSVDLGDGENEMLIGSNVILATGSSPRTLPQTSFNGSSIISSEEALNFEALPSSIVIVGGGVIGVEWASMLIDFGVEVTIVEAGDRILPTADKDISKEMMKQLQNRGVTIYTRATLNEADLKIEDHSVTVSVSCQDETLSIPVDKMMVSIGRSANVKNIGLENTDIVLESGYIKVNEYGQTKESHIYAIGDCVGGLQLAHVATHEGLIAVAHMTREPVEPLNPTMVPSCIYSFPESAQVGLTERDAKEQGYQIKVGTFPFAAVGKALVQGEEEGFVKVISDEKTKDVLGVHIIGSHATDLISEAALAKYLDAAHVELGDMIHPHPTMSEAIGEAALLIDKRAIHM; this is encoded by the coding sequence ATGGCAGAGAATTATGATCTCGTGATCGTGGGAGGCGGAACAGGCGGTTATGCAGCCGCCATCCGCGCCTCACAATCAGGGTTAAAAACAGCACTTGTTGAGGAACAATTGTTAGGAGGCACATGCCTTCATAAAGGGTGTATCCCTAGTAAAGCGTTGCTTAGAAGTGCAGAGGTTTTTCGTTTAGCGAAGGAAGCTGCTTCATTTGGCGTGACGGTTGGAAAGGCCGAGCTAGATTTCACTAAAGTTCAAGAACGAAAGCAAAGCATTGTTGACCGTTTAGCGACGGGTGTAAAGGGATTAATGAAAAAAGGAAAAATTGATGTATACGAAGGAAGAGGTACGCTGCTAGGGCCATCCATTTTCTCGCCAACACCTGGCACTGTGTCGGTAGACTTAGGTGACGGAGAAAATGAAATGTTAATTGGCTCCAACGTTATTTTGGCAACAGGCTCTTCTCCAAGAACTTTACCACAAACATCATTTAACGGATCATCAATAATCAGTTCAGAAGAGGCGTTAAACTTTGAAGCGTTGCCTTCATCGATCGTCATAGTTGGCGGAGGTGTGATTGGCGTTGAGTGGGCATCAATGCTCATTGATTTTGGTGTCGAAGTAACAATTGTGGAAGCTGGTGATCGAATTCTTCCAACTGCTGACAAAGATATTTCCAAGGAAATGATGAAACAGCTCCAAAATCGAGGTGTAACCATCTATACACGAGCAACGCTTAATGAAGCGGACTTGAAAATAGAGGATCATTCCGTGACCGTTTCGGTTTCGTGTCAAGACGAAACCTTATCGATTCCTGTTGACAAAATGATGGTATCGATTGGTCGATCAGCAAATGTAAAAAACATTGGCTTAGAGAACACAGACATTGTTTTGGAAAGCGGTTACATAAAGGTGAATGAATACGGTCAAACGAAAGAATCCCACATCTATGCGATTGGAGACTGTGTTGGGGGGCTTCAACTTGCCCATGTGGCTACTCATGAAGGACTCATTGCTGTTGCTCATATGACACGTGAGCCAGTTGAACCGTTAAATCCAACAATGGTACCTTCTTGTATTTATAGCTTTCCCGAATCTGCTCAAGTTGGATTGACAGAGCGTGATGCGAAAGAGCAAGGCTATCAAATTAAAGTGGGAACATTTCCATTTGCGGCAGTCGGCAAAGCGCTCGTTCAAGGAGAAGAAGAAGGGTTTGTTAAAGTGATTTCTGATGAGAAAACGAAAGATGTTCTTGGTGTTCACATTATTGGCTCTCATGCAACGGATTTAATAAGTGAAGCGGCACTAGCGAAATATTTAGATGCTGCGCATGTTGAATTAGGAGACATGATTCATCCGCACCCGACCATGTCGGAAGCAATCGGTGAAGCCGCATTATTAATTGATAAACGCGCAATTCATATGTAA
- a CDS encoding Glu/Leu/Phe/Val dehydrogenase yields the protein MNLFTKMQEKDYEQLVICQDQTSGLKAIIAIHDTTLGPALGGTRMWNYKTEEEAFEDVLRLSRGMTYKNAAAGLNLGGGKAVIIGDARTDKNPEMFRAFGRYIQGLNGRYITAEDVGTTVEDMDTIHDETDYVTGISPAFGASGNPSPVTAYGVYVGMKAAAKAGLGTEDLAGKTIAVQGVGNVSYNLCKYLHEEGAQLIVTDIYKPSVEKAVAEFGAKAVDPDDIYEQDCDIFAPCALGGVINDETLSKLTAKVIAGAANNQLKEERHGHLLQEMGIAYAPDYVINAGGVINVADELNGYNRDRAFKKVEGIYDNVSRVFEIAKAKQIPTSQAADKMAEERIERMRYARGTFLQNEHHILSRKK from the coding sequence ATGAACTTATTTACAAAGATGCAGGAAAAAGATTATGAACAACTTGTGATTTGCCAAGATCAAACGTCAGGATTAAAAGCGATTATTGCCATTCATGATACGACGCTTGGGCCAGCACTTGGAGGCACAAGAATGTGGAATTATAAAACTGAAGAAGAAGCTTTTGAGGATGTTTTACGTCTTTCAAGAGGGATGACGTATAAAAATGCTGCCGCAGGATTAAATCTAGGTGGCGGAAAAGCCGTAATTATTGGTGATGCACGAACAGATAAAAATCCAGAAATGTTTCGAGCGTTCGGACGCTACATACAAGGCTTGAATGGCCGCTATATTACGGCAGAAGATGTCGGTACGACCGTTGAAGATATGGACACAATTCATGATGAAACCGATTATGTTACAGGGATTTCACCTGCTTTTGGTGCTTCAGGAAACCCTTCGCCTGTGACTGCTTATGGTGTGTATGTCGGAATGAAAGCCGCGGCTAAAGCAGGACTAGGTACGGAAGACTTAGCGGGTAAAACAATTGCTGTTCAAGGTGTTGGAAATGTATCGTATAATTTATGTAAGTATTTACACGAAGAAGGCGCGCAATTAATTGTGACAGACATCTATAAACCATCCGTTGAAAAAGCTGTCGCAGAGTTTGGTGCTAAAGCAGTTGATCCTGATGATATTTACGAGCAAGATTGCGACATTTTTGCACCGTGTGCTTTAGGAGGCGTCATTAATGATGAAACGCTTTCGAAATTAACAGCAAAAGTAATTGCTGGAGCCGCAAACAACCAGTTAAAAGAAGAGCGTCACGGCCACCTTCTTCAAGAAATGGGCATTGCGTACGCGCCAGATTACGTGATTAATGCTGGAGGCGTCATCAATGTTGCCGACGAATTAAATGGATACAATCGTGATCGTGCATTTAAAAAAGTAGAAGGCATTTACGACAATGTCTCTCGTGTATTTGAAATTGCTAAAGCGAAACAAATCCCAACGTCTCAAGCAGCTGATAAGATGGCTGAGGAACGAATTGAACGTATGCGTTATGCAAGAGGCACGTTTTTACAAAATGAACACCATATTCTTTCACGTAAAAAATAA
- a CDS encoding sigma 54-interacting transcriptional regulator, translating to MEKILFIDDGPDAFALLRCLIHMPMFSVSAICSENQETQSLALDHQIALIDTIPQTHHYDTVLQASNSHQSNQLIMTYEDAWSVISNELDKQTFMHKAIDSIDDGVLIVRTDNTVLYLNDSAAKMADVQQQESMGMQIQTLLPNSGLPRVIETGQAEHNQLQTFMNGTKIVTTRIPLHANGLITGAIAVFKDVTEAKQMAEQITDLNRMREMLEAIINSSNDAISVVDEYGVGLLINPAYKKITGLTEDQVIGKPATTDISEGESIHMQVLQTQRPVRGARLKLGPNKRDVIVNVAPVVVDKKLKGSIGIIHDVSELNLLMGELKQAKKKIASLEARYSFQDILGQSSGIQHAIAQAKLGANTALPILLLGETGTGKELFAHAIHHESKRRDKPFVRVNCAALTESLLESELFGYEQGAFSGALRTGKKGLFEEAGEGSIFLDEVGEMSLQTQAKLLRVLQENEVVRVGGTKPVKIKARVIAATNVNLQVLLSTKQFREDLYYRLNTLPIYIPPLRERSEDIPTISLSLIEKINEDYGRNIRRISHEALNQLQHYPWPGNIRELENVLAREMIYKNLGETEIETVALTEPNESQDEIEQGLQSNVEAETLDHFLAEKERSFLLQTLERVDYVKTEAAKRLGISVRSLYYKLEKHKIE from the coding sequence ATGGAAAAAATCCTGTTTATTGATGACGGTCCTGATGCATTTGCCTTATTAAGATGTTTAATTCATATGCCCATGTTTTCAGTATCTGCCATTTGTTCTGAAAACCAGGAAACGCAATCGTTAGCTCTGGACCATCAGATTGCTTTAATTGATACAATTCCTCAAACTCATCATTATGACACGGTCTTGCAGGCAAGTAACTCGCATCAATCGAATCAGCTCATTATGACGTATGAGGACGCATGGTCTGTCATTAGTAATGAGCTTGATAAACAAACTTTTATGCATAAAGCCATTGATTCCATTGATGATGGGGTTCTTATCGTTCGGACAGACAATACTGTACTGTATCTTAATGACTCTGCTGCTAAGATGGCAGATGTTCAACAACAAGAAAGTATGGGGATGCAAATCCAAACGTTATTACCAAATAGCGGTTTGCCAAGAGTGATTGAAACCGGGCAAGCCGAACACAATCAACTGCAGACCTTTATGAATGGTACTAAAATTGTCACGACCCGTATACCTTTGCACGCAAATGGACTCATTACTGGTGCAATTGCTGTCTTTAAAGATGTCACAGAAGCAAAACAAATGGCTGAGCAAATAACAGATTTAAACCGGATGAGAGAAATGCTTGAAGCGATCATAAACTCTTCAAATGATGCCATTTCTGTGGTTGATGAATATGGCGTAGGTTTGTTAATAAATCCTGCTTACAAAAAAATAACAGGTTTAACGGAAGATCAAGTAATTGGGAAGCCTGCAACAACGGACATCTCTGAAGGTGAAAGTATCCATATGCAAGTGTTACAAACCCAAAGGCCAGTGCGAGGTGCTCGTTTGAAATTAGGACCGAATAAACGGGATGTAATCGTAAATGTGGCACCTGTAGTTGTAGATAAAAAGTTAAAAGGTAGCATCGGTATTATTCACGATGTATCAGAGTTAAATCTGCTCATGGGTGAACTAAAGCAAGCAAAGAAAAAAATCGCGAGTCTAGAAGCACGATATTCTTTTCAAGATATACTCGGTCAATCAAGCGGCATTCAGCACGCGATTGCACAAGCGAAATTAGGAGCTAATACAGCCTTGCCTATTTTACTTCTAGGTGAAACTGGTACCGGAAAAGAATTGTTTGCACATGCGATTCATCATGAAAGTAAACGAAGGGATAAACCGTTTGTCCGTGTAAATTGCGCGGCTTTAACGGAGTCCTTACTGGAAAGCGAGTTATTTGGCTATGAACAAGGTGCTTTCTCTGGCGCATTAAGAACAGGAAAAAAAGGGTTGTTTGAAGAAGCTGGTGAAGGCAGCATTTTCCTTGATGAAGTCGGAGAAATGTCTCTTCAAACCCAAGCAAAGCTCTTACGCGTGTTGCAAGAAAATGAAGTGGTACGAGTTGGAGGAACAAAGCCAGTAAAAATAAAAGCTCGGGTAATAGCGGCGACAAATGTAAATTTACAAGTTTTATTATCTACAAAGCAATTTCGAGAAGATTTATACTACCGCTTAAATACATTACCTATTTATATTCCGCCTCTACGAGAGCGCTCAGAGGATATTCCAACCATATCGTTAAGCTTAATAGAGAAAATTAACGAAGATTACGGTCGTAATATAAGAAGAATTAGCCATGAAGCGCTCAACCAATTGCAACACTATCCATGGCCTGGGAACATTCGTGAACTTGAAAATGTATTAGCGCGTGAAATGATTTACAAAAACTTAGGTGAAACTGAAATTGAAACAGTCGCGCTTACAGAGCCGAATGAGTCGCAAGATGAGATTGAGCAGGGACTACAGTCGAATGTAGAAGCCGAGACGCTTGACCATTTTTTGGCAGAAAAAGAGCGCTCATTTCTTTTACAAACGTTAGAACGAGTTGATTATGTAAAAACGGAAGCGGCAAAGCGGCTTGGCATTTCTGTTCGCTCATTATATTATAAATTAGAAAAACATAAGATTGAATGA
- a CDS encoding DUF2627 domain-containing protein, translated as MGRIIALFIVLIPIVGAGYGIKLMRDAFFLVELFPYPTLWVQFIAGLLFFLIGLGLMAGFIFHRDKKRGKVSETFLKNDQQL; from the coding sequence ATGGGCAGAATAATTGCTTTATTCATTGTACTTATCCCGATTGTTGGTGCTGGCTACGGTATTAAATTAATGCGAGACGCATTCTTTCTCGTTGAGCTTTTTCCTTACCCTACTTTATGGGTTCAATTTATCGCTGGTCTTCTTTTCTTTCTTATTGGATTAGGATTAATGGCAGGATTTATATTCCATAGAGATAAAAAACGAGGCAAAGTTTCTGAAACCTTTTTAAAAAATGATCAACAGCTATAG
- the spo0A gene encoding sporulation transcription factor Spo0A: MSQINVCIADDNRELVHLLSEYVGAQPDMEVVGTAFNGQECLSLVEEKEPDVLLLDIIMPHLDGLAVLERLSQKSNRPQIVMLTAFGQEDVTKRAVDFGAAYYVLKPFDMEALMSKIREIAGNQQVRVPKTTSMSFASVPRKEGKQINLDASITSIIHEIGVPAHIKGYMYLREAITMVYKDIELLGSITKVLYPDIAKKFNTTASRVERAIRHAIEVAWSRGNIDSISNLFGYTVSHSKAKPTNSEFIAMVADKLRIEHKVS, encoded by the coding sequence ATGAGTCAAATTAACGTTTGTATCGCTGATGATAACAGAGAATTAGTGCATTTATTGAGTGAATACGTAGGTGCGCAACCGGATATGGAAGTAGTCGGAACCGCTTTTAATGGACAAGAATGTTTAAGTTTAGTTGAAGAAAAAGAGCCAGATGTGCTGCTATTAGATATTATTATGCCGCATTTAGACGGATTAGCTGTGTTAGAACGTTTAAGTCAAAAAAGTAATCGCCCGCAAATTGTGATGTTAACAGCTTTCGGTCAAGAGGATGTAACGAAGCGAGCAGTTGATTTTGGTGCCGCTTACTATGTCTTGAAACCGTTTGATATGGAAGCGCTCATGTCTAAAATTCGAGAAATTGCTGGCAATCAACAAGTTCGTGTACCGAAAACGACGTCAATGTCTTTTGCATCAGTACCAAGAAAAGAAGGAAAACAAATTAATCTTGATGCGAGCATTACAAGCATTATTCATGAAATTGGTGTCCCAGCGCATATTAAAGGTTATATGTACTTAAGAGAAGCGATTACAATGGTTTACAAAGACATTGAATTGTTAGGTTCCATCACAAAAGTACTGTATCCAGATATTGCGAAGAAATTCAACACTACGGCAAGTCGCGTTGAACGAGCAATTCGTCATGCGATTGAAGTGGCATGGAGCAGAGGGAATATTGATTCCATCTCGAACTTATTTGGTTATACAGTCAGTCATTCAAAAGCAAAGCCGACCAATTCAGAATTTATTGCAATGGTTGCGGATAAGCTACGCATTGAGCATAAAGTAAGTTAA
- the spoIVB gene encoding SpoIVB peptidase yields the protein MKRLKKEGVRYVIGVLFVVCLLFLGFNQQFKQFIEIPTSMVLFEGSEEVIEASGFVIDDSSHVQMDQVESQTIFQGIKTGKTNVTVQHGNWPTKKIDVSVLPEIKVVPGGQSIGVKLNTEGVLVVGHHKIDTKAGQKSPGEFAGIEVGDMITDINGEKMHTMSEVSRLVQLAGEENENLKVKVLRGEKEITTVLTPEKAKGDHLYRLGLYIRDSAAGVGTMTFYDPGSKRYGALGHVISDIDTKKPVSVLNGQLLRSSVTSISRGLNGEPGEKLASISKDREILGTINKNSSLGIYGTLNDKIELKNKAFDQPMPISTSAEVKKGPAKILTVVDGEEVEQFDIEIVSNTPQDRPATKGMVIKVTDERLLDKTGGIVQGMSGSPIIQGDKIVGAVTHVFVNDPTSGYGCHISWMLEESGIHTGLIKHQAKAS from the coding sequence GTGAAAAGGTTGAAAAAAGAGGGTGTACGGTATGTGATTGGGGTCTTGTTTGTAGTTTGTCTACTTTTTTTAGGATTTAATCAGCAATTCAAACAATTTATTGAAATTCCTACATCAATGGTTTTATTTGAAGGAAGTGAAGAGGTTATAGAAGCAAGTGGCTTCGTGATCGATGATTCTTCACATGTGCAGATGGATCAAGTAGAGAGCCAAACCATTTTTCAAGGCATCAAAACGGGGAAAACGAACGTTACAGTCCAGCATGGAAACTGGCCAACGAAGAAGATTGATGTCTCCGTTTTACCGGAGATAAAAGTTGTTCCTGGTGGTCAATCCATTGGCGTAAAGCTTAATACTGAAGGTGTATTAGTAGTCGGCCATCATAAAATTGATACTAAAGCAGGCCAGAAATCTCCAGGCGAATTTGCAGGCATTGAAGTTGGTGATATGATCACAGATATAAATGGGGAGAAAATGCATACCATGAGTGAAGTTTCGCGGCTTGTGCAGCTTGCTGGAGAAGAAAATGAAAATTTAAAAGTAAAAGTGTTGCGTGGCGAAAAAGAAATTACAACGGTTTTAACGCCGGAAAAGGCAAAAGGGGATCATTTATACCGACTAGGTTTATATATTCGAGATTCTGCAGCTGGCGTTGGGACAATGACATTTTATGATCCTGGGAGTAAGCGTTATGGTGCTTTAGGCCACGTGATTTCTGATATTGATACAAAAAAACCTGTATCGGTATTAAATGGACAGTTATTGCGCTCATCTGTGACCTCCATTTCTAGAGGATTGAACGGGGAACCTGGTGAGAAGCTTGCGAGTATATCGAAAGACCGTGAAATATTAGGCACCATTAATAAAAACAGTTCATTGGGCATATACGGCACACTAAACGACAAAATCGAATTGAAAAACAAAGCATTTGATCAACCAATGCCTATTTCAACATCAGCAGAGGTTAAAAAAGGTCCTGCTAAAATTCTTACAGTTGTAGATGGAGAAGAAGTAGAGCAGTTTGATATTGAAATTGTATCTAATACGCCTCAAGATCGTCCTGCAACAAAAGGGATGGTAATAAAAGTGACGGATGAACGGTTGCTTGATAAAACAGGTGGAATTGTTCAAGGGATGAGTGGAAGTCCAATTATTCAAGGAGACAAGATTGTCGGGGCTGTTACCCATGTGTTTGTGAACGATCCAACATCTGGATATGGATGTCACATAAGCTGGATGCTTGAAGAATCAGGAATCCATACAGGTTTAATTAAACATCAAGCTAAAGCGAGTTAA
- the recN gene encoding DNA repair protein RecN: protein MLMELTVKNFAIISSLTIPFEKGLTVLTGETGAGKSIIIDAIGLLLGGRGSVEFVRHGEKKAEIEGLFIIEDARHIEAKLESLGIDMEDDMLIMRREITHTGKSICRINGKLMTIGTLREIGQALVDIHGQHEHQALMREDEHLSLLDQFGGDTLKKALNEYRKLFTKLETTNKRIKELDQNAQEIAQKTDLYTYQLGEISKINLQVGEDDQLLKDRNKLANSEKLFESLTRSYEHLYGEDKGLDYLSGMLSHLESAAGIDEDLQPLFEQMSSSYYLIEEASYSIREALDQVDFNPSLLEEVENRLAEIEKLKRKYGSSVKDILTYAETIERELEEMENKDIHLEDLQDTRNAIIEDLTIESETITKIRKQLAQQLEAALMTELSQLYMEKASFHVELKQTDSFYKNGQDQAAFLISTNQGEPLKSLIKVASGGEISRIMLALKTIFSASQNLTSVIFDEVDTGVSGRVAQAIAEKMYHISVGSQVLCITHLPQVAAMADQHLFIRKENKADRVKTEVISLNEEEKTNELARMLSGFEVTDITKENAKELLALASHKKT from the coding sequence ATGTTAATGGAATTAACCGTTAAGAATTTTGCGATCATCTCTTCTCTTACCATTCCATTTGAAAAAGGGTTAACCGTTTTAACTGGAGAGACGGGAGCCGGGAAATCAATCATTATTGATGCAATCGGTTTGCTTTTAGGTGGGCGAGGATCGGTAGAATTTGTTCGTCACGGAGAGAAAAAAGCGGAAATTGAAGGCTTATTTATTATTGAAGATGCCCGTCATATTGAAGCGAAATTAGAATCATTAGGAATTGACATGGAAGACGATATGCTCATTATGAGGCGAGAAATTACCCATACAGGAAAAAGCATTTGTCGCATAAATGGAAAGCTTATGACGATCGGTACATTGCGAGAAATCGGACAGGCCCTTGTTGATATCCATGGTCAACATGAACACCAAGCGCTCATGCGCGAAGACGAGCACCTTTCATTATTGGATCAATTCGGTGGAGATACGCTCAAAAAAGCGCTAAATGAATACCGAAAGCTTTTTACGAAACTGGAAACGACAAACAAACGAATCAAAGAATTGGATCAAAACGCACAAGAAATTGCGCAAAAGACCGATTTGTATACGTATCAACTTGGTGAAATTTCCAAAATAAATTTGCAGGTTGGAGAAGACGATCAGCTTTTAAAAGATCGTAACAAGCTTGCCAACAGTGAGAAATTATTTGAGTCTCTGACGCGTAGTTATGAACATTTATACGGGGAAGACAAAGGGCTCGATTATCTAAGCGGAATGCTTAGTCATCTTGAAAGTGCCGCTGGCATTGACGAAGACCTGCAGCCTCTCTTTGAACAAATGTCGTCAAGTTACTATTTAATTGAAGAAGCTTCTTATTCAATTCGCGAGGCATTGGATCAAGTTGATTTTAACCCCTCCTTACTCGAAGAGGTAGAAAATCGTTTAGCAGAAATTGAGAAGTTAAAGCGGAAATACGGCTCATCGGTAAAAGACATTCTTACATATGCAGAAACCATTGAGCGCGAATTAGAGGAAATGGAAAATAAAGATATTCATTTAGAGGACTTGCAAGATACAAGAAACGCCATCATCGAAGACTTAACAATTGAATCTGAAACCATAACGAAAATCCGAAAACAATTAGCACAGCAGTTAGAGGCAGCTTTGATGACGGAATTAAGCCAACTTTACATGGAGAAGGCATCCTTTCATGTTGAGTTAAAGCAAACAGATTCCTTTTATAAAAATGGACAAGATCAAGCTGCTTTTTTAATTTCAACAAACCAAGGCGAACCATTAAAATCATTAATTAAAGTGGCTTCCGGCGGAGAAATATCACGAATTATGCTAGCGCTAAAAACGATTTTTTCGGCTTCTCAAAACCTTACTTCTGTTATTTTTGATGAAGTGGACACAGGCGTAAGTGGTCGCGTTGCACAAGCCATCGCTGAAAAGATGTATCATATTTCTGTTGGTTCACAAGTATTATGTATTACACATTTGCCGCAAGTTGCTGCAATGGCTGATCAACATTTATTTATTAGAAAAGAAAATAAAGCAGACCGTGTAAAAACAGAAGTGATTTCATTAAATGAAGAAGAAAAAACAAATGAACTTGCTCGAATGCTTTCTGGATTTGAAGTAACGGACATTACTAAAGAAAATGCAAAAGAATTATTAGCATTAGCAAGTCACAAAAAAACGTAA